From Selenomonas sp. AB3002, one genomic window encodes:
- the thyX gene encoding FAD-dependent thymidylate synthase has protein sequence MIKVKLLEYTPEPERVVAMAARLCYSAAGAEELSERLSEEQVEKMVKKMVALGHASTIEHVSFTFGIEGVSRVLTHQLVRHRIASYDQQSQRYVAAHGFQYITPPTIEENPAAKERFDKLLSEIRSAYDDLVEMGIPKEDARYVLANAAETKILVTMNARTLLHFFNLRCCNRAQWEIRYMAYKMLAEVKKVAPTLFHNAGASCVNTGRCPEGELACGKFAEMMKLRED, from the coding sequence ATGATTAAAGTAAAATTACTGGAGTATACCCCGGAGCCGGAGCGGGTGGTGGCTATGGCCGCCCGCCTTTGCTACTCTGCGGCCGGGGCTGAGGAACTCAGCGAGAGGCTCTCTGAGGAGCAGGTGGAGAAGATGGTTAAGAAGATGGTGGCTCTGGGCCATGCCTCCACCATCGAGCATGTATCCTTCACCTTTGGCATTGAGGGCGTCAGCCGGGTGCTGACCCATCAGCTGGTACGCCACCGTATTGCTTCCTATGACCAGCAGTCCCAGCGCTATGTGGCTGCCCACGGTTTCCAGTACATTACCCCGCCCACCATTGAGGAGAACCCTGCTGCCAAGGAGCGCTTTGACAAGCTTCTTTCCGAGATTCGCAGCGCATATGATGATCTGGTGGAAATGGGCATTCCCAAGGAAGATGCCCGCTATGTGCTGGCCAATGCCGCCGAGACCAAGATCCTGGTGACCATGAACGCCCGCACTCTGCTGCATTTCTTCAACCTGCGCTGCTGCAACCGGGCCCAGTGGGAAATCCGTTACATGGCCTACAAGATGCTGGCTGAGGTGAAGAAGGTGGCGCCCACCCTCTTCCACAATGCAGGTGCTTCCTGCGTGAATACAGGCCGCTGCCCTGAGGGGGAACTGGCCTGCGGCAAATTTGCCGAAATGATGAAACTGCGTGAGGACTGA
- a CDS encoding ribonuclease III domain-containing protein, with product MKFDHFKLLVDMMFQPDGAGGVSQKYDSVDVKQLSPLVLAYVGDAYFHLFVRTRLLSYEQGKVQALHSFSAQIVSAVWQCRAYQGLEKMLTEEEKGIYRRGRNAKSHAPRSASVAEYHASTGFEALLGSLYLTEQHERLHEIAEAAFNIISRAMMKEIQEKKGNAD from the coding sequence ATGAAGTTCGATCATTTCAAGCTGCTGGTGGATATGATGTTCCAGCCAGATGGGGCAGGGGGCGTCAGCCAGAAATATGATTCCGTGGACGTTAAGCAGCTCAGTCCCCTGGTGCTGGCTTATGTGGGGGATGCTTATTTTCACCTGTTCGTCCGCACCCGCCTGCTGTCTTATGAGCAGGGCAAGGTGCAGGCGCTCCACTCCTTCAGTGCCCAGATAGTCTCAGCTGTCTGGCAGTGCAGGGCCTATCAGGGGCTTGAGAAAATGCTGACGGAGGAAGAAAAGGGCATCTATCGCCGGGGGCGCAATGCCAAGAGCCATGCTCCCCGCAGTGCCAGCGTGGCAGAGTATCACGCCAGCACGGGCTTTGAGGCCCTTCTGGGCAGCCTTTACCTCACGGAGCAGCACGAAAGGCTTCATGAGATAGCTGAGGCAGCTTTCAATATCATCTCCCGGGCCATGATGAAGGAGATACAGGAAAAGAAAGGAAACGCTGATTAA
- the cysS gene encoding cysteine--tRNA ligase has product MLKVYNTLTRQKEEFKPLKEGEVSIYCCGVTPYNDPHIGNARPFVTWDVIRRYFALHGMKVNYIQNFTDVDDKIINTANKEGVTWKDISDRYIKSYFESMDALNVRHADVYPRVSETMADIVAMVQKLVDTGYAYALDNGDVFYSVEKFAGYGKLSGRKLEDMQAGARIEVDTRKHHPMDFALWKAAKPGEPAWDSPWGKGRPGWHIECSTMSLKYLGEKFDFHGGGSDLIFPHHENEIAQSQACLNDEHSFAQYWLHNGFITIHDEKMSKSKGNFFTVKDILKKYPGEVVRFFILQTHYRSPLDFSEERLQEAQTSLGRLQNTREYMEELRGRDGKGGSAAELAEKAQSLWQVFDEAMEDDFNTALAISQMFALSKEINIYYQAVNAGTEFDAENFVKAVKVYEDMASVIGIFEQQEAAEDDGLTDKLMNIIIGLRQDARKEKNWAMADRIRDELKEAGVVLEDTKNGVRWKKA; this is encoded by the coding sequence ATGCTTAAAGTCTATAATACACTTACAAGACAGAAAGAAGAATTCAAGCCCTTGAAGGAAGGGGAGGTCAGCATTTATTGCTGCGGTGTTACCCCGTATAATGACCCGCATATAGGCAACGCCCGCCCCTTCGTGACCTGGGATGTGATAAGGCGTTACTTTGCCCTGCATGGCATGAAGGTCAACTATATCCAGAACTTCACTGATGTGGATGACAAGATCATCAACACTGCCAACAAGGAAGGTGTGACATGGAAGGATATTTCTGACAGATATATCAAGTCCTACTTTGAGTCCATGGATGCCTTGAATGTGCGCCATGCTGATGTCTATCCACGGGTCAGCGAGACCATGGCAGACATCGTGGCCATGGTGCAGAAGCTGGTGGACACGGGCTATGCCTATGCCCTGGACAATGGTGATGTGTTCTACAGTGTGGAGAAGTTCGCCGGTTATGGCAAGCTCAGCGGCAGGAAGCTGGAGGATATGCAGGCAGGTGCCCGCATTGAGGTGGATACCCGCAAGCATCACCCCATGGACTTTGCCCTCTGGAAGGCTGCCAAGCCCGGCGAGCCTGCCTGGGACAGCCCCTGGGGCAAGGGACGTCCTGGCTGGCACATTGAGTGCTCCACCATGTCCCTGAAGTATCTGGGGGAGAAATTCGACTTCCACGGCGGCGGCAGCGACCTGATTTTCCCCCACCACGAGAACGAGATTGCTCAGTCCCAGGCCTGCCTGAATGATGAGCACAGCTTTGCCCAGTATTGGCTCCACAACGGCTTCATCACCATTCACGATGAGAAGATGTCTAAGTCCAAGGGCAACTTCTTCACGGTGAAGGATATCTTGAAGAAGTATCCTGGTGAGGTAGTGCGTTTCTTTATTTTGCAGACTCATTACAGAAGCCCGCTGGACTTCAGCGAGGAAAGGCTGCAGGAGGCCCAGACCAGCTTGGGCAGGCTCCAGAACACCCGTGAGTATATGGAGGAGCTGCGGGGCAGGGACGGCAAGGGCGGAAGCGCCGCAGAACTTGCTGAGAAGGCACAGTCCCTCTGGCAGGTCTTTGACGAGGCCATGGAGGACGATTTCAACACGGCGTTGGCCATCAGTCAGATGTTTGCCCTGTCCAAGGAAATCAACATCTACTACCAGGCAGTGAATGCAGGAACCGAATTTGACGCGGAGAACTTTGTCAAGGCTGTCAAGGTTTATGAGGATATGGCCTCTGTCATCGGCATTTTCGAGCAGCAAGAAGCTGCAGAGGACGACGGCCTGACTGACAAGCTCATGAATATCATCATCGGCCTGCGTCAGGATGCCCGCAAGGAAAAGAACTGGGCTATGGCAGACAGAATCCGCGACGAGCTGAAGGAAGCTGGCGTGGTCCTGGAAGATACCAAGAATGGGGTGCGGTGGAAGAAGGCATGA